One genomic region from Rosa rugosa chromosome 1, drRosRugo1.1, whole genome shotgun sequence encodes:
- the LOC133715771 gene encoding putative F-box protein At1g65770: protein MDDTVDWSNLPVELWPLIGEKLKLRIESLRFRSVCHSWRSCLPRFHPSLPPKFPLPLSDGPTSFLSQNTVYLLQSPSTSSLAAPSSGGWLVKVEECDVRMLLRNPITSRRIRYSNDSSLSPECFNLLEFKMIELGKSYFLRFIRGSGSVDVLKKVILMPPEIVDCAILVICDKGNLGFAKSGDEKLTKFSNIGGFVFDDVFVYKGQPYVVDSLGCVFRIDVSSKVMVKISSELVGLGGRKHLVESCGELYVVDRYFDQEQNKQEATGLELDFSIWGFRRRGRYRRYHSGEPKVVDFKVYKLELLDGELGRWVEVESLGGQAFFLAIDCSFSVLAEELAGCKGNCIYFSDENDVNLALREVTRPESFVFNLEDHSIQKLGSSPGGSGSQIYWPPPIELGSMCSYSLD, encoded by the coding sequence ATGGACGACACCGTCGACTGGTCCAATCTTCCAGTCGAACTTTGGCCACTGATCGGAGAAAAGCTCAAGCTCCGCATCGAGTCTCTCCGTTTCCGCAGCGTTTGCCATTCATGGCGTTCTTGTTTGCCTCGCTTCCACCCTTCACTTCCACCCAAATTCCCTCTCCCACTCTCCGATGGACCCACCTCCTTCCTCTCCCAAAACACCGTCTACCTCCTCCAGAGCCCCTCCACGTCATCACTGGCGGCGCCGTCGTCTGGAGGTTGGTTGGTCAAGGTCGAAGAGTGCGACGTCAGAATGCTTCTTCGGAATCCTATCACCTCCCGCCGAATCAGGTATTCAAACGACTCGTCGTTGTCTCCGGAATGTTTCAATTTGTTGGAGTTTAAAATGATCGAATTAGGGAAATCCTATTTTCTGAGATTCATCCGTGGCTCTGGTTCTGTTGATGTGTTAAAGAAAGTGATTTTAATGCCTCCTGAGATTGTTGATTGTGCAATTCTGGTTATCTGTGATAAAGGAAATTTGGGTTTTGCTAAGAGTGGAGATGAGAAACTCACAAAATTCAGTAATATTGGAGGTTTTGtttttgatgatgtatttgtttATAAGGGTCAGCCATATGTGGTGGATAGCTTGGGTTGTGTTTTTAGGATTGATGTGTCTTCAAAAGTGATGGTGAAAATTTCGTCGGAATTGGTTGGTTTAGGTGGGAGGAAGCATTTGGTGGAGTCTTGCGGAGAGCTTTATGTGGTCGATAGGTATTTTGATCAAGAACAAAATAAGCAAGAAGCGACTGGTCTTGAGTTGGATTTTTCTATTTGGGGCTTTCGTCGTCGTGGCAGATACCGGAGATATCATTCTGGTGAACCCAAGGTAGTTGATTTTAAGGTTTACAAGCTGGAACTGTTGGATGGAGAGTTGGGCAGATGGGTTGAAGTGGAAAGCTTGGGTGGTCAAGCGTTTTTCTTGGCTATAGATTGCTCTTTCTCTGTATTGGCTGAAGAATTAGCTGGGTGCAAAGGGAATTGCATTTACTTCTCAGATGAAAATGACGTTAATCTTGCTCTTAGAGAAGTAACTAGACCAGAGAGTTTTGTGTTCAACTTAGAGGACCATAGCATTCAGAAGTTGGGATCTTCCCCAGGCGGTTCCGGATCCCAGATATATTGGCCACCTCCAATTGAGCTCGGCTCCATGTGTTCGTATTCTCTGGATTGA
- the LOC133739544 gene encoding F-box protein At2g26160-like — MAERHLPIELVENIGKRLNTKIDVSRFRSVCKSWRSSIPRFNKPSLFPIRIKSPHILYGFGNRSVHKVMTLFENPVYHLTPSTNSSNSGCWVIKVKEGDDDQLGKITHTLLDPISGPPFVKPVFPNPDLNLLDFRLSELAKAYNCLHLLNGESVCPCRVAMSLNPNCPVLVIIFDGQLYDYKLGGHIQKCNALEAMSSFNHDDQEDVICYDNEFYAVSRCGKTVEFDFSTRSVKHIIKSPPYPPVRTKGCRGFKENNNLVESSGELLLVRGLSTRFEVNNCLKTEVQFNVYKLKVVDRKWGKKKWLEKSWIMMEASDLNDRILFVGEDCRFSASTREFPGLAGNSIYFPYPDNENTNVIGLGVLNLNDGSHHLLPDSSPESADIFKPITQAKLAGLEL, encoded by the exons ATGGCGGAGAGACATCTCCCAATCGAACTAGTAGAGAACATTGGAAAGCGCCTCAACACTAAGATCGACGTCTCTCGATTCCGTTCTGTATGTAAGTCATGGCGCTCCTCTATCCCCCGCTTTAACAAACCATCCCTTTTTCCCATTCGCATCAAATCACCTCATATCCTCTATGGTTTTGGAAACCGTTCAGTCCACAAAGTCATGACCCTCTTCGAGAACCCAGTCTATCACCTCACCCCCAGTACCAATAGCTCAAATAGTGGTTGTTGGGTGATTAAGGTCAAAGAAGGAGATGATGATCAATTGGGTAAAATAACTCATACATTGTTGGACCCAATCTCTGGACCTCCATTCGTCAAGCCGGTGTTCCCAAACCCGGATCtaaacttgttggattttcggttatCGGAATTGGCTAAAGCTTATAATTGTCTACATCTCCTTAATGGAGAGAGTGTTTGCCCTTGTAGAGTGGCTATGTCCTTAAATCCCAACTGCCCTGTGCTCGTGATCATTTTCGATGGACAATTATACGACTATAAGTTAGGTGGTCACATTCAGAAGTGCAATGCATTGGAAGCTATGAGTTCTTTCAATCATGATGATCAAGAAG ATGTTATTTGTTATGATAATGAGTTCTATGCTGTTTCCCGTTGTGGAAAAACTGTCGAGTTTGATTTTTCTACGAGAAGTGTTAAGCATATAATTAAGTCTCCCCCATATCCTCCGGTGAGGACGAAAGGTTGCCGTGGtttcaaagaaaataataatttgGTGGAATCATCCGGGGAGCTGCTTTTAGTACGTGGACTTTCGACTAGATTCGAGGTAAACAATTGCCTCAAGACTGAAGTTCAATTCAACGTTTACAAGTTAAAGGTAGTTGATAGGAAATGGGGTAAGAAGAAATGGCTTGAGAAGAGTTGGATTATGATGGAAGCTTCGGATTTGAATGATCGCATATTGTTTGTAGGCGAGGACTGCCGCTTCTCTGCTTCTACTCGAGAGTTTCCTGGTCTCGCTGGGAATAgcatttattttccttatccTGATAATGAAAATACTAATGTAATTGGACTTGGAGTGCTGAATTTAAATGATGGCAGTCATCACTTGCTGCCAGATTCTAGTCCAGAAAGTGCCGATATATTTAAGCCCATCACCCAGGCGAAGTTAGCTGGATTGGAACtctga
- the LOC133727169 gene encoding putative F-box protein At1g65770, producing the protein MDDTVDWSNLPVELWPLIGEKLKVRIDSLRFRSVCHSWRSCLPRFHPSPPPKFPLPLSDGPTSFLSQNTVYLLQTPSTSSLAPPSCGGWLVKVEECDRMILRNPITSRRIRYSNDSSSPECFNLLEFRMIELGKSYFLRYIQGSGSVVGLKKVILLPPEIVDCAILVMSDKGNLGFARSGDEKLTRFSNGGFVFDDVIVFKGQPYVVDSLGCVFRIDVSSEAMVKISSKVVGFGGRKHLVESCGELYVVDRYFDQEQNKQQGTGVESDFSRFVLWRGGRHQRYQSGEPKVVDFMVYKLELLDGELGRWVEVKSLGDRAFFLAVDCCFSVLAQDLAGYKGNCIYFSNENNVNLALREVTRPESFVFNLEDHSIQKLGSSPGGSQIFWPPPIELGSTCSYSLD; encoded by the coding sequence ATGGATGACACCGTCGACTGGTCCAATCTTCCGGTCGAACTCTGGCCACTGATCGGAGAAAAGCTCAAAGTCCGCATCGATTCTCTCCGATTCCGCAGCGTTTGCCATTCATGGCGTTCTTGTTTGCCTCGCTTCCACCCTTCACCTCCTCCGAAATTCCCTCTCCCACTCTCCGATGGACCCACCTCCTTCCTCTCCCAAAACACCGTCTACCTCCTCCAAACCCCCTCCACGTCATCACTGGCGCCGCCGTCGTGTGGAGGTTGGCTGGTCAAGGTCGAAGAGTGCGACAGAATGATTCTTCGGAATCCGATCACCTCCCGGCGAATCAGGTACTCAAACGACTCGTCGTCTCCGGAATGTTTCAATTTGCTGGAGTTCAGAATGATCGAATTAGGGAAGTCGTATTTTCTGAGATACATCCAGGGCTCTGGTTCTGTTGTTGGTTTGAAGAAAGTGATTTTACTGCCTCCTGAGATTGTTGATTGTGCTATTCTGGTTATGTCTGATAAAGGAAATTTGGGTTTTGCTAGAAGTGGAGATGAGAAACTAACACGGTTTAGTAATGGAGGTTTTGTTTTTGATGATGTTATTGTTTTTAAGGGTCAGCCATATGTGGTGGATAGCTTGGGTTGTGTTTTTAGGATTGATGTGTCCTCAGAAGCGATGGTGAAGATTTCGTCGAAAGTGGTTGGTTTTGGTGGGAGGAAGCATTTGGTGGAGTCTTGTGGAGAGCTTTATGTGGTCGATAGGTATTTTGATCAAGAACAAAATAAGCAACAAGGGACTGGTGTTGAGTCAGATTTTTCTCGTTTTGTCCTTTGGCGTGGTGGAAGACACCAAAGATATCAGTCTGGTGAACCCAAGGTAGTTGATTTTATGGTTTACAAGTTGGAACTGTTGGATGGAGAGTTGGGCAGATGGGTTGAAGTGAAGAGCTTGGGTGATAGAGCGTTTTTCTTGGCTGTGGATTGCTGTTTCTCTGTTTTGGCTCAAGATTTAGCTGGGTACAAAGGGAATTGCATTTACTTTTCAAATGAAAACAATGTTAATCTTGCTCTTAGAGAAGTAACTAGACCAGAGAGTTTTGTGTTCAACTTAGAGGACCATAGCATTCAGAAGTTGGGATCTTCCCCAGGTGGTTCCCAGATATTTTGGCCACCTCCAATTGAGCTCGGCTCCACATGTTCCTATTCTCTGGATTGA